One Pyrus communis chromosome 4, drPyrComm1.1, whole genome shotgun sequence genomic region harbors:
- the LOC137730503 gene encoding protein HOTHEAD-like → MAMGFSLYLFLLFVHLALCSSWIQGQTLPRKTTSNVNQVSGKSFDYIIVGGGTTGCPLAATLSEKFSVLLVERGGSPYENPLIMENKNYGFSLVQTDEYTSVAQSFVSKDGVSNLRGRVLGGGSAINGGFFSRASEDYVKRVGWNKEMVSDAYKWVESRNAFKPKLTSWQYVAELSFLEAGIFPYNGFSLDHIEGTKIGATTYDDQGRRHTSADLLTAGNPNNITLLLNATVTSIIFHEKGSRNETIVRGIRFIKSDGSSSQIHEAYLNTQNNSRSSTGDVILAAGALGSPQILLLSGIGSQKHLNKFNIPVAVNLKSVGKGMTDNPCIALLAEIADAKPKNFPPDSPKVTVIADNFKLVIQALILPISFNATIMPIVGKLAFPESEGELELDSTDPRKNPSVTFNYLAKEKDMAECVKLGRLLEQIVRSKSIAYFLGIEGKRRNESISTDDELRKLCKNNVRTFYHYHGGCTMGSVVDKHYRVFGIKGLRVIDGSTFLESPGTNPMATLLMLGRYQGIKILQERENA, encoded by the exons ATGGCAATGGGATTTTCATTGTATCTGTTCCTCTTGTTTGTTCATCTGGCCCTGTGTTCTTCATGGATTCAAG GACAAACACTCCCTCGTAAGACTACTTCAAATGTCAATCAAGTCTCGGGCAAGTCCTTTGATTACATTATTGTTGGAGGAGGCACCACCGGCTGTCCCCTAGCTGCAACCCTGTCTGAGAAGTTCTCGGTGCTCTTGGTGGAGCGAGGTGGCTCGCCGTATGAAAATCCCTTGATCATGGAAAACAAGAACTATGGGTTCTCATTGGTCCAAACTGACGAGTACACATCAGTTGCACAAAGCTTCGTCTCCAAGGACGGGGTTTCGAATCTCCGAGGAAGAGTTCTAGGAGGAGGATCGGCTATCAACGGCGGGTTTTTCAGCAGAGCAAGTGAGGATTATGTCAAAAGGGTTGGGTGGAATAAGGAGATGGTGTCGGATGCTTATAAATGGGTGGAGTCTAGAAATGCCTTTAAACCTAAATTGACCTCATGGCAATATGTTGCTGAGCTTAGCTTTCTTGAGGCAGGGATTTTTCCTTACAATGGTTTTAGTTTGGATCACATCGAGGGAACAAAGATTGGCGCAACTACGTATGATGACCAGGGACGAAGACACACCTCGGCTGATCTTCTCACGGCAGGGAATCCGAACAACATCACACTTCTTTTGAATGCAACTGTGACAAGCATCATCTTTCATGAAAAAG GTAGCAGAAATGAGACAATAGTTAGAGGCATAAGATTCATCAAAAGCGACGGGAGTTCTTCGCAAATCCATGAAGCTTACCTCAACACGCAGAACAACTCGAGGAGTTCAACAGGCGATGTGATACTAGCAGCAGGGGCTTTAGGCAGCCCTCAAATTTTGTTGTTAAGTGGTATTGGTTCTCAGAAACACCTAAACAAGTTCAACATTCCAGTTGCAGTAAACTTAAAGAGCGTTGGAAAAGGAATGACAGACAATCCTTGCATTGCACTTCTAGCTGAGATAGCTGACGCGAAGCCCAAAAATTTCCCACCAGATTCTCCCAAAGTTACCGTCATTGCAGACAACTTCAAACTCGTAATTCAGGCATTGATTTTACCTATCAGCTTTAACGCAACAATAATGCCGATCGTTGGCAAACTTGCATTCCCAGAATCAGAAGGAGAGCTTGAGCTGGATAGCACCGACCCTCGGAAAAACCCTTCAGTCACATTCAACTATCTGGCAAAGGAGAAAGATATGGCAGAATGCGTGAAGCTGGGTAGGTTGCTTGAGCAAATTGTAAGGTCTAAATCGATTGCTTACTTCCTTGGGATCGAAGGCAAACGCAGAAACGAGTCCATCTCCACAGACGATGAGCTGAGAAAACTTTGCAAGAACAATGTGAGGACCTTCTACCACTATCATGGAGGTTGCACCATGGGATCAGTGGTTGACAAACACTACAGGGTTTTCGGCATCAAGGGGTTGAGAGTAATTGATGGGTCAACTTTCCTGGAATCTCCGGGCACAAATCCAATGGCTACATTGTTAATGCTTGGAAGATACCAAGGGATCAAGATTCttcaagagagagaaaatgcTTGA
- the LOC137730502 gene encoding beta-1,3-galactosyltransferase GALT1-like, translating to MKKLYGGIVAACLFMLLVLRYGIINYPAGDSFLGNALYINTSNPLEWLNTTLPAVQNRENASEVISAEIIVFGLFAQRNVSSEEQQTMQTWNLLKHLINQTRGLPNAVDAIREAGVAWNSLMTSVEEQRLGYTNESSPGKAKEKQCPHFLNKMNGTGVDNSVSKLRVPCGLTQGSSITVIGIPDGLLGNFRIELTGEPLPGEPDPPVILHYNVRLSGDKVTEDPVIVQNTWTVAHDWGDEERCPSPTPEKNNKVDELDQCNKIVGKTEEQRIRSNVSRQASTAQDGSKSRRYFPFKQGYPFVATLRVGSEGIQMTVDGKHLTSFAFRETLEPWLVSELRISGDLKLISVLASGLPSSEDSEHIINLQELKSTPLSPHKQMDLFIGVFSTANNFKRRMAVRRTWMQYAAVRSGAVSVHFFVGLHKNQIVNEELWNEAQTYGDIQLMPFVDYYGLITWKTLAICIFGTEVVSAKFVMKTDDDAFVRVDEVLASLHRIKVNRGLLYGLINSDSRPHRNPESKWYISSEEWPEQTYPPWANGPGYVVSNDIAKEVSQRHKNGRLKMFKLEDVAMGIWIADMKKEGLNVRYEKEEKVYNEGCKDGYVIAHYQGPREMLCLWQKIQEGQVAKCCGGDG from the exons ATGAAGAAATTGTATGGCGGTATTGTGGCTGCATGTCTATTCATGCTGCTAGTTTTGAGATATGGCATTATAAACTATCCCGCTGGGGATAGTTTCTTAGGCAATGCACTCTACATCAATACTAGTAATCCTCTTGAATGGTTAAATACTACTCTACCTGCAGTTCAGAATCGAGAGAATGCTTCTGAAGTGATTTCTGCTGAGATTATAGTCTTTGGCCTCTTTGCTCAGAGGAATGTATCCAGTGAAGAGCAGCAAACTATGCAGACATGGAACCTTTTGAAACACCTGATTAATCAAACTCGGGGTTTGCCTAATGCGGTGGATGCTATAAGGGAAGCTGGAGTTGCATGGAATAGTCTTATGACTTCGGTTGAAGAGCAAAGACTTGGTTATACAAATGAAAGTTCACCTgggaaagcaaaagaaaagcaGTGTCCTCATTTTCTTAATAAAATGAATGGGACAGGAGTCGACAATAGTGTTTCTAAGTTGCGGGTCCCTTGTGGCCTAACCCAAGGTTCTTCAATTACAGTTATTGGCATTCCGGATGGACTTCTTGGAAATTTTCGAATTGAATTGACAGGCGAGCCTCTTCCAGGGGAGCCCGATCCACCCGTTATATTGCATTATAATGTTAGGCTAAGCGGTGATAAGGTAACTGAGGACCCTGTAATTGTCCAGAACACCTGGACTGTTGCTCATGATTGGGGTGATGAGGAGCGTTGCCCGTCTCCAACTCCTGAAAAGAACAATAAAG TGGATGAGTTGGACCAGTGCAACAAGATAGTCGGAAAAACTGAAGAGCAGAGAATACGTTCTAATGTTTCAAGGCAGGCTTCAACTGCACAAGATGGATCAAAGTCCAGAAGATACTTTCCATTTAAGCAAGGTTATCCATTTGTTGCTACACTTAGAGTGGGTTCAGAAGGAATCCAAATGACCGTTGATGGGAAGCATCTAACGTCTTTTGCATTCCGCGAA ACATTGGAGCCATGGCTTGTCAGTGAATTAAGGATATCTGGAGACTTGAAATTAATTTCTGTCCTAGCCAGCGGTTTACCCTCGTCAGAGGATTCAGAGcacataattaatttacaagaaCTCAAATCTACTCCTCTCTCGCCTCACAAACAAATGGATCTCTTTATTGGTGTTTTCTCTACCGCAAACAATTTTAAACGACGGATGGCTGTTCGAAGAACATGGATGCAGTATGCTGCTGTACGATCAGGGGCAGTTTCAGTGCACTTTTTTGTTGGTTTG CATAAGAACCAAATAGTGAATGAGGAACTTTGGAACGAGGCACAAACCTATGGAGACATACAGCTGATGCCTTTTGTTGATTACTATGGCCTCATTACCTGGAAAACTTTGGCCATCTGCATCTTTGGG ACGGAGGTTGTTTCAGCAAAGTTTGTCATGAAGACAGATGACGATGCATTTGTTCGTGTGGATGAAGTGCTAGCTTCCTTACACAGGATCAAAGTGAATCGTGGCTTGCTTTATGGCCTCATTAACTCAGATTCACGACCTCATCGAAATCCAGAGAGCAAATGGTACATCAGCTCTGAG GAATGGCCCGAACAGACTTACCCACCTTGGGCAAATGGTCCTGGTTATGTGGTATCGAATGACATAGCAAAGGAAGTTTCCCAGCGACATAAAAACGGCAGATTAAAG ATGTTCAAGCTGGAAGATGTGGCGATGGGAATCTGGATTGCGGATATGAAAAAGGAAGGTCTGAATGTACGGTATGAGAAGGAAGAGAAGGTCTACAACGAAGGGTGCAAGGACGGGTATGTCATTGCACATTACCAAGGTCCCAGGGAGATGCTTTGTCTCTGGcagaaaattcaagaagggCAAGTTGCTAAATGCTGTGGTGGTGATGGGTAG